Proteins found in one Vicia villosa cultivar HV-30 ecotype Madison, WI unplaced genomic scaffold, Vvil1.0 ctg.000625F_1_1, whole genome shotgun sequence genomic segment:
- the LOC131629971 gene encoding repetitive proline-rich cell wall protein 2-like, with product MASLSFLVLLIFALFSIPHGLANYYKPPEYNPPVYKPPYEHPPIYKPPFEEPPFEHPPIYKPPFEEPPIYKPPVENPPVYKPPVEKPPVYKPPVEKPPTYKPPVEKPPVYKPPVEKPPVYKPPIEKPPVYKPPVENPPVYKPPVYKPPVEKPPIYKPPIENPPVYKPPFEHPPIYKPPYEHPPIYKPPFEKPPFEHPPIYKPPYEHPPIYKPPFHEPPTYKPPVERPPVYKPPVENPPVYKPPVEKPPVYKPPVEKPPTYKPPVEKPPVYKPPVEKPPVYKPPIEKPPVYKPPVENPPIYKPPVYKPPVEKPPIYKPPIENPPVYKPPFEHPPIYKPPYEHPPIYKPPYEHPPIYKPPFQEPPFEHPSIYKPPYEHPPIYKPPFQEPPTYKPPVEKPPVYKPPVENPPVYKPPVEKPSVYKPPVEKPPTYKPPVEKPPVYKPPVGKPPVYKPPIEKPPVYKPPVENPPIYKPPVEKPPIYKPPTENPPVYKPPFEHPPIYKPPYEHPPIYKPPFEEPPFEHPPIYKPPYEHPPIYKPPYEHPPIYKPPFEEPPVYKPPFEKPPHYPKYPPADDATRF from the coding sequence ATGGCTTCTTTAAGCTTCTTAGTGTTGCTCATTTTTGCTCTTTTTAGCATTCCTCATGGTCTTGCCAACTACTATAAACCTCCCGAGTATAATCCACCGGTTTAcaaacctccatatgaacatccaCCAATTTATAAACCACCTTTTGAAGAGCCTCCGTTCGAACACCCACCAATTTACAAACCACCATTTGAGGAGCCTCCTATTTACAAGCCACCAGTTGAAAATCCTCCAGTTTACAAACCACCGGTAGAGAAACCACCCGTCTACAAGCCACCAGTCGAAAAGCCTCCTACTTACAAGCCACCGGTAGAAAAACCACCAGTGTATAAGCCACCAGTTGAAAAACCTCCAGTTTACAAACCACCAATCGAGAAACCACCTGTGTACAAGCCCCCAGTTGAGAATCCCCCGGTTTACAAGCCTCCAGTGTACAAGCCTCCAGTTGAAAAGCCCCCTATTTATAAACCACCGATTGAGAATCCCCCTGTTTATAAGCCTCCATTCGAACACCCACCAATTTAcaaacctccatatgaacatccaCCAATTTATAAACCACCTTTTGAGAAGCCTCCGTTCGAACACCCACCAATTTAcaaacctccatatgaacacccACCAATTTACAAACCACCATTTCATGAGCCTCCTACTTACAAGCCGCCTGTGGAAAGACCACCAGTGTACAAACCACCAGTTGAAAATCCTCCAGTTTACAAACCACCGGTAGAGAAACCACCCGTCTATAAGCCACCAGTCGAAAAGCCTCCTACTTACAAGCCACCTGTAGAAAAACCACCAGTCTACAAGCCACCAGTTGAAAAACCTCCAGTTTACAAACCACCAATCGAGAAACCACCTGTGTACAAGCCCCCAGTTGAGAATCCCCCGATTTACAAGCCTCCGGTGTACAAGCCTCCAGTTGAAAAGCCCCCTATTTATAAACCACCGATTGAGAATCCCCCTGTTTATAAGCCTCCATTCGAACACCCACCAATTTAcaaacctccatatgaacacccACCAATTTAcaaacctccatatgaacacccACCAATTTATAAACCACCATTTCAGGAGCCTCCGTTCGAACACCCATCAATTTAcaaacctccatatgaacacccACCAATTTACAAACCACCATTTCAGGAGCCTCCTACTTACAAGCCACCTGTGGAAAAACCACCAGTGTATAAACCACCGGTTGAAAATCCTCCAGTTTACAAACCACCGGTAGAGAAACCATCCGTCTACAAGCCACCAGTCGAAAAGCCTCCTACTTACAAGCCACCTGTAGAAAAACCACCAGTGTACAAGCCACCAGTTGGAAAACCTCCAGTTTATAAACCACCAATCGAGAAACCACCCGTGTACAAGCCCCCTGTTGAGAATCCCCCGATTTACAAGCCTCCAGTTGAAAAACCCCCTATTTATAAACCACCGACTGAGAATCCCCCTGTTTATAAGCCTCCATTCGAACACCCACCAATTTAcaaacctccatatgaacacccACCAATTTATAAACCACCTTTTGAGGAGCCTCCATTCGAACACCCACCAATTTAcaaacctccatatgaacacccACCGATTTACAAACCACCATATGAACACCCACCAATTTACAAGCCACCATTTGAAGAGCCACCGGTTTATAAGCCTCCATTCGAGAAGCCCCCTCACTACCCAAAATATCCTCCTGCAGATGATGCTACTCGTTTTTAG